In one Acetobacter sp. genomic region, the following are encoded:
- a CDS encoding GMC family oxidoreductase codes for MTTQNDFPTDYDFIVVGGGAAGCVLANRLSARSNLRVALLEAGGPDNTPRIHVPAGTISLYKSRKYTYQYYSTPQTHLDNRRVHVPRGRMLGGSSSMNSMIYIRGARSDYDGWEAMGCTGWGYDSVLKYFMREEDNQLHQDPQFHGTGGELMVDQPRDPLDVSRLFIKAAEEVGLKENTDFNGARLDGVGVYDVTQKDGKRLSSYRAFVAPVRSRPNLHVLTGCRVVSLVTDGREVQGVTIERNGQFHVLRAHRETILSAGAIGSPHLLMSSGIGNAKELLQSGVPVVSDLPEVGRNLQDHIDGLVTIRSDSATTLGFSRASLGSVLPAPLQFLLRGKGWLTTNYVEAGGFASTRYAEGVSDVQFHFVPGYRSHRGRLFEWGHGFALHTCVLRPQSRGSIRLTQDGSRNPEIDFNFLSDERDALVLLEGVKLARRILRASPFDAIRGKEMAPTANLETDAQLMDYLRASASTVFHPSGTCRMGSDADSVVTPELKVRGLKGLRVADTSIMPTLVSGNTNAPTMMIGDKASDMILSELS; via the coding sequence ATGACCACGCAGAACGATTTTCCGACCGATTACGACTTCATCGTCGTCGGTGGCGGCGCGGCGGGCTGTGTGCTCGCCAACCGCCTGAGCGCCCGCAGCAATCTGCGGGTGGCGCTGCTGGAAGCGGGCGGCCCCGACAACACGCCGCGCATCCATGTGCCCGCCGGGACCATCTCGCTCTACAAGAGCCGGAAATATACCTACCAGTATTACTCCACGCCGCAGACGCATCTCGACAACCGCCGCGTGCATGTGCCGCGTGGCCGGATGCTGGGTGGCTCGTCCTCCATGAACAGCATGATCTATATCCGTGGCGCACGCTCGGATTATGACGGCTGGGAAGCGATGGGCTGCACCGGCTGGGGTTATGATTCCGTGCTGAAATACTTCATGCGCGAGGAAGACAATCAGCTTCATCAGGACCCGCAGTTTCACGGAACTGGTGGCGAGCTGATGGTGGATCAGCCGCGTGACCCGCTCGACGTGTCGCGCCTGTTCATCAAGGCCGCTGAAGAGGTTGGGCTGAAAGAAAACACCGATTTCAACGGCGCTCGACTGGATGGCGTCGGCGTCTATGACGTCACGCAGAAAGATGGAAAACGTCTCAGTTCCTATCGCGCCTTTGTCGCTCCAGTGCGGTCGCGTCCGAACCTGCATGTGCTGACCGGCTGTCGCGTGGTCTCGCTCGTGACCGACGGGCGGGAGGTGCAGGGTGTCACCATAGAGCGGAACGGCCAGTTCCACGTTCTGCGGGCGCACAGGGAGACCATCCTTTCGGCGGGCGCCATCGGTTCGCCGCATCTGCTCATGTCGTCAGGCATTGGCAATGCGAAGGAACTGCTGCAATCCGGCGTTCCCGTGGTGAGCGATCTGCCGGAAGTGGGGCGCAATCTTCAGGATCATATCGACGGGCTGGTGACCATCCGTTCGGACTCGGCAACGACACTCGGTTTCTCGCGGGCGTCGCTCGGCTCCGTGCTGCCTGCGCCTTTACAGTTCCTGCTGCGTGGCAAGGGCTGGCTGACCACCAACTATGTGGAAGCCGGTGGATTCGCCTCCACCCGTTACGCCGAAGGCGTGTCGGATGTGCAGTTCCATTTCGTGCCGGGCTATCGCAGCCATCGCGGGCGTCTCTTCGAATGGGGACACGGTTTCGCACTGCATACCTGCGTGCTGCGTCCCCAGAGCCGAGGCAGCATCCGCCTGACGCAGGATGGTAGTCGCAACCCCGAAATCGACTTCAATTTCCTGTCTGACGAGCGCGATGCGCTCGTGTTGCTGGAAGGGGTGAAGCTTGCCCGTCGTATCCTGCGGGCGTCGCCGTTTGACGCCATTCGGGGCAAGGAAATGGCGCCGACCGCCAATCTGGAGACCGACGCACAGCTTATGGACTATCTGCGGGCCTCCGCCAGCACAGTGTTCCATCCATCCGGCACCTGCCGCATGGGATCGGACGCGGACAGTGTGGTCACGCCCGAGCTGAAGGTGCGCGGGCTGAAAGGTCTGCGCGTGGCTGACACTTCCATCATGCCAACACTGGTCAGCGGTAACACCAATGCGCCGACGATGATGATCGGCGACAAGGCTTCTGACATGATTCTCTCCGAGTTGAGCTGA
- a CDS encoding RidA family protein, whose product MAHTRLRPFNTKDTYPEQALDNDLCQAVITGNTIYLRGQVPQDLDTRENVGVGDPIAQAEKVMDNIELLMTEAGGKLTDICKVTVYLTDIRYREATYRVLGRRLKGVFPVFTGLVVVALARPEWLIEVDVIAERE is encoded by the coding sequence ATGGCCCACACCCGCCTCCGTCCTTTCAACACGAAGGACACCTACCCCGAGCAGGCGCTCGACAACGATCTCTGTCAGGCCGTCATCACGGGCAACACGATCTATCTGCGTGGTCAGGTGCCGCAGGATCTCGATACACGCGAGAATGTCGGCGTGGGCGACCCGATCGCGCAGGCCGAGAAGGTGATGGACAATATCGAGCTGCTGATGACAGAGGCGGGCGGCAAGCTCACGGACATCTGCAAGGTTACGGTCTATCTCACGGATATCCGTTATCGCGAGGCGACCTATCGCGTGCTCGGCCGTCGCCTCAAGGGTGTCTTCCCGGTCTTCACCGGCCTTGTGGTCGTGGCGCTGGCCAGACCGGAATGGCTGATCGAGGTCGATGTCATCGCCGAACGGGAATAG
- a CDS encoding aldehyde dehydrogenase has translation MQSLAHYAGRASSLIFRNQCWIDGRFVPAASGRCFGTVNPASGEVLTDVARGGVEDIDRAVQAARKAFDDGRWSRLTPAARKDVLLRLVAFIRDNAEEFALLDTLDMGKPISETVNVDVPGSIHFLQWHAEAIDKLYDEVAPTGGRDVAMIRRMPLGVVGAVVPWNFPLDMAIWKLAPALAAGNSVVLKPAEQSPLSALRLGELASEAGLPDGVLNVVPGFGEEVGQALGRHPDVDCLVFTGSTDVGKLFMRYAGESNMKQVWLETGGKSPNLIFPDADLDAAADKAAFGIFFNQGEVCSANSRMLVHESVADDMVERMRVRAEAIVPGNPLDPQTRMGAMVDVRHTARVAEFLASGRETARLVAGGSRVTVGASDAFIQPTVFADAPSDAPIVREEIFGPVLAIQTFRDEEEALRLAHDTSYGLAASVWTRDVSRALDLSERLNVGTVSVNTVDALSAMTPFGGVKQSGFGRDLSLHSFDKYTALKTVWIHY, from the coding sequence ATGCAGAGCCTTGCTCATTATGCGGGGCGCGCCTCCAGCCTGATCTTCCGTAATCAGTGCTGGATTGACGGACGATTCGTCCCCGCTGCTTCCGGTCGATGCTTCGGCACCGTCAACCCCGCCAGCGGCGAGGTTCTGACGGACGTGGCGCGCGGAGGAGTGGAGGACATCGACCGGGCCGTGCAGGCTGCCCGCAAAGCGTTCGACGACGGCCGTTGGTCCCGCCTGACCCCCGCTGCCCGCAAGGACGTCCTGCTGCGGCTGGTCGCGTTCATCCGCGACAATGCCGAGGAGTTCGCGCTGCTCGACACGCTTGACATGGGAAAGCCCATTTCCGAGACCGTGAACGTGGACGTGCCGGGCTCGATCCATTTTCTCCAATGGCACGCGGAAGCCATCGACAAGCTGTATGATGAGGTTGCGCCCACCGGTGGACGCGATGTGGCGATGATCCGTCGTATGCCGCTAGGGGTGGTCGGCGCGGTCGTGCCGTGGAACTTCCCTCTGGATATGGCCATCTGGAAGCTCGCGCCTGCTCTGGCGGCGGGCAACTCGGTGGTTCTGAAGCCTGCCGAGCAGTCGCCTCTGTCGGCGCTCCGTCTGGGTGAACTGGCGAGCGAGGCCGGACTCCCGGATGGCGTGCTGAACGTGGTGCCGGGATTCGGCGAGGAGGTGGGACAGGCTCTCGGACGTCACCCGGATGTGGATTGCCTCGTCTTCACCGGCTCGACCGATGTGGGCAAGCTGTTCATGCGCTATGCCGGTGAGAGCAACATGAAGCAGGTCTGGTTGGAGACGGGCGGGAAAAGCCCGAACCTGATCTTCCCGGACGCCGATCTGGACGCCGCCGCCGACAAGGCCGCCTTCGGCATCTTCTTCAATCAGGGCGAGGTCTGCTCCGCCAACTCCCGTATGCTGGTGCATGAGAGTGTGGCGGACGACATGGTCGAACGCATGCGCGTGCGTGCGGAGGCGATCGTGCCCGGCAATCCTCTCGATCCCCAGACCAGAATGGGTGCGATGGTGGATGTCCGGCACACTGCGCGGGTCGCGGAGTTTCTGGCCTCGGGACGCGAGACGGCCCGCCTTGTCGCGGGCGGCAGTCGCGTGACGGTCGGCGCGTCGGATGCTTTCATCCAGCCCACGGTCTTTGCGGACGCGCCTTCTGACGCGCCGATTGTGCGGGAAGAGATTTTCGGTCCGGTTCTCGCCATCCAGACCTTTCGTGACGAAGAGGAGGCGCTCCGTCTGGCGCACGATACGTCCTACGGGCTGGCGGCTTCCGTCTGGACCCGCGATGTCAGCCGGGCGCTCGATCTGTCGGAGCGGCTGAATGTGGGGACGGTGTCCGTCAACACGGTGGATGCGCTGTCCGCCATGACACCCTTCGGAGGTGTGAAGCAGTCCGGCTTCGGTCGTGACCTCTCTCTGCACAGCTTCGATAAATACACAGCGCTGAAGACCGTATGGATTCATTACTGA
- a CDS encoding amino acid ABC transporter ATP-binding protein, whose product MVSDTAPNPDIRISLRNLSKFYGEFLALDRLDLDIDQGEKIVVLGPSGSGKSTFIRCFNRIEPHDSGTLMIDGQVIDDKTDLAALRGRVGMVFQNYNLFPHLTVLDNCTLAPRLVRGASRQQAEEDARRYLALVGIGEQAGKYPIQLSGGQQQRVAIARALSMNPEIILFDEPTAALDPEAISGVVAIIDELAAQQITIICVTHEMGFARRIADRIVFMDKGSILEVAPPQEFFTAPRTERARTFLNQMIQF is encoded by the coding sequence CTTCGTAATCTAAGCAAGTTTTACGGAGAGTTTCTGGCGCTTGACCGTCTGGACCTCGATATCGACCAAGGCGAGAAAATTGTCGTTCTCGGCCCCTCAGGTTCGGGAAAATCGACTTTCATCCGCTGCTTCAATCGTATCGAACCGCATGACAGCGGCACGCTGATGATTGACGGACAGGTCATCGACGACAAAACGGATCTCGCTGCGTTGCGTGGTCGCGTGGGAATGGTGTTCCAGAACTACAATCTCTTTCCTCACCTGACCGTTCTCGATAACTGCACGCTCGCACCGCGTCTGGTCCGGGGCGCCTCCCGTCAGCAGGCTGAGGAAGATGCCCGACGCTATCTGGCGCTGGTGGGCATTGGCGAGCAGGCTGGGAAATATCCGATCCAGCTTTCCGGTGGTCAGCAGCAGCGCGTCGCCATCGCCCGTGCGCTGAGCATGAACCCCGAGATTATCCTGTTTGATGAACCGACCGCAGCCCTTGATCCCGAAGCCATCTCCGGGGTGGTCGCCATTATCGACGAACTGGCCGCCCAGCAGATCACGATTATCTGTGTGACCCATGAAATGGGCTTTGCCCGTCGCATTGCGGACCGCATCGTCTTCATGGACAAGGGCAGCATTCTCGAAGTCGCCCCTCCGCAGGAATTCTTCACGGCGCCTCGCACGGAGCGCGCCCGGACCTTTCTCAATCAGATGATCCAGTTCTGA
- a CDS encoding purine-cytosine permease family protein encodes MTDAATARGPEAHTIYQIPLDQRHGRPRDLFTVWFGSNIMMLTIITGALATTVFGLPFWPALLSAVLGNMIGGLFMALHAAQGPQLGVPQMVQTRGQFGSMGAMAVICLVVVMYVGFFASNLVLGGESLHTVMTFLPEKACVALLCLVSLVATIYGHDLIHAYTRLMTVVSGIALALCFVWILCVNGVSTAILSHGTFTMSGFLGGLSTAALWQIAYAPYVSDYSRYLPPGTGSRQAFMASYWGCVLGSVFPMILGGLLGVIAGGGDVVATLTTQVGPLALFIVPVLSLGIASTNAMNLYCGALSAITVIQTIIPSWKATHVGRAGTAIVLAGLSLLIALGAEANFMEEYTNFILLLLYVMVPWTAINLADFYLIRHGEYDVPSFFRADGGIYGRYCWPALTAYVFGILIQIPFVSNGLYTGPVANMLGGADISWIVGLIVVTVFYVWLMRNERHTLPVMGGAD; translated from the coding sequence ATGACAGACGCCGCGACGGCACGGGGTCCAGAAGCCCACACCATCTATCAGATTCCGCTCGACCAGCGGCACGGACGCCCGCGCGATCTGTTCACCGTGTGGTTCGGCTCCAACATCATGATGCTGACCATCATTACCGGCGCGCTGGCGACCACCGTGTTCGGCCTGCCGTTCTGGCCAGCGCTGCTGTCGGCTGTGCTGGGCAACATGATCGGTGGCCTGTTCATGGCGCTTCACGCCGCGCAGGGGCCGCAGCTCGGCGTGCCGCAGATGGTGCAGACGCGAGGTCAGTTCGGTTCCATGGGCGCGATGGCGGTCATCTGCCTCGTCGTGGTGATGTATGTCGGTTTCTTCGCCTCCAATCTGGTTCTTGGTGGTGAGTCGCTGCACACGGTGATGACGTTCCTACCCGAAAAGGCCTGTGTCGCCCTGCTGTGCCTCGTCAGTCTGGTGGCTACGATCTATGGCCATGATCTGATCCACGCCTACACACGACTGATGACAGTGGTGTCCGGTATCGCACTGGCGCTGTGTTTCGTGTGGATTCTGTGTGTGAACGGCGTTTCGACCGCGATCCTGTCACACGGCACGTTCACCATGTCAGGCTTCCTCGGCGGCCTATCCACGGCGGCGCTCTGGCAGATCGCCTACGCGCCGTACGTCTCGGACTATTCGCGCTATCTGCCGCCCGGCACTGGCAGCCGTCAGGCCTTCATGGCCAGCTACTGGGGCTGCGTGCTCGGCTCGGTCTTCCCCATGATCCTTGGCGGTCTGCTGGGTGTGATCGCAGGAGGCGGCGACGTGGTGGCGACGCTGACCACACAGGTCGGTCCGCTGGCGCTGTTCATCGTGCCCGTGCTGTCGCTGGGCATCGCGTCAACCAACGCCATGAATCTTTATTGCGGCGCGCTCTCGGCCATCACGGTCATCCAGACCATCATTCCGTCATGGAAAGCCACGCATGTCGGTCGTGCGGGCACGGCCATCGTTCTGGCCGGTCTTTCGTTGCTGATCGCCCTCGGCGCGGAGGCGAATTTCATGGAGGAATACACCAACTTCATCCTGCTGCTGCTCTACGTTATGGTGCCCTGGACCGCGATCAATCTGGCTGACTTCTATCTGATCCGGCACGGCGAATATGATGTTCCTTCCTTCTTTCGCGCCGATGGCGGCATCTATGGCCGCTACTGCTGGCCCGCTCTGACCGCCTATGTCTTCGGTATTCTGATCCAGATTCCCTTCGTCTCGAACGGTCTCTACACCGGTCCTGTTGCGAACATGCTGGGCGGCGCCGATATCTCGTGGATTGTGGGGCTGATTGTCGTGACAGTGTTCTACGTCTGGCTGATGCGTAACGAACGCCACACCCTGCCTGTCATGGGAGGAGCTGACTGA
- the argE gene encoding acetylornithine deacetylase, with product MVDPQVLAVRDILAKLIAFPTVCRMENAELIDWAEGFLRDLGARCHRVPGKEEGRFNLFASIGPDTPDGIVLSAHSDVVPVEGQPWTTDPFALTERDGKLYGRGSSDMKGFLACMLVAARYAASQSGLRAPLHLAISHDEEIGCVGVHSMLRDLAARGFQARGCVIGEPTGLRAVSGHKGKLAARIVCHGLAAHSANPDRGCNAIGLATDMVKIIEALQEELKETGAQDEHYEVPYSTMQVGLIRGGVALNIVPDLCEVQFEMRLLPGVDPQPLLDRLREEADRLCAERPHARIEIETLNTYPGLHTSDGASFLHEIMRITGDNAPSRIGFGTEGGLFSEYLGMPVVVCGPGSIDRAHKADEFILPEELQDGVRFVEQVVDMLARH from the coding sequence ATGGTCGACCCGCAGGTTCTTGCCGTTCGTGATATCCTTGCAAAGCTGATTGCATTTCCCACTGTCTGCCGCATGGAAAATGCGGAACTGATTGACTGGGCTGAAGGCTTTCTGCGTGATCTTGGAGCACGCTGCCACCGCGTGCCGGGCAAGGAGGAGGGGCGGTTCAATCTATTCGCCAGTATCGGGCCGGATACGCCGGACGGCATTGTCCTGTCGGCCCATAGCGATGTGGTGCCCGTGGAGGGACAGCCCTGGACAACCGATCCGTTCGCGCTGACCGAGCGGGATGGAAAGCTTTACGGGCGCGGCAGCAGCGATATGAAGGGATTTCTTGCCTGCATGCTTGTGGCGGCGCGGTATGCCGCCAGTCAATCCGGGCTGCGTGCGCCCTTGCATCTGGCTATTTCCCATGACGAGGAAATCGGGTGTGTGGGCGTGCATTCGATGCTGCGCGATCTCGCCGCCCGTGGTTTTCAGGCGCGCGGATGCGTCATTGGCGAACCGACCGGTCTGCGGGCCGTGTCCGGTCACAAGGGCAAGCTCGCCGCTCGTATTGTCTGTCATGGTCTGGCTGCACATTCCGCCAATCCTGATCGCGGCTGCAACGCCATCGGGCTGGCGACGGATATGGTGAAAATCATTGAGGCGCTACAGGAAGAGTTGAAAGAGACCGGCGCTCAGGATGAGCATTACGAGGTGCCTTACAGCACCATGCAGGTCGGCCTGATCCGGGGCGGTGTAGCGCTCAACATCGTGCCGGATCTGTGCGAGGTTCAGTTCGAAATGCGTCTGCTGCCCGGTGTTGATCCGCAGCCTCTGCTTGACCGGTTACGAGAGGAAGCGGACCGTCTGTGTGCGGAGCGACCGCATGCCCGTATCGAGATCGAGACGCTGAACACGTATCCCGGTCTGCATACATCCGACGGTGCTTCGTTCCTGCACGAGATCATGCGGATTACGGGTGATAACGCGCCCTCACGCATCGGTTTTGGAACGGAGGGTGGCCTGTTCAGCGAGTATCTGGGCATGCCGGTTGTCGTCTGTGGCCCCGGTTCCATTGATCGCGCTCACAAGGCGGACGAGTTCATTCTGCCGGAAGAGTTGCAGGATGGCGTGCGGTTTGTGGAGCAGGTTGTGGATATGCTGGCTCGTCACTGA
- a CDS encoding LysR family transcriptional regulator — protein MKFSLRQIEYFVATAETGSIVQASRQIPISQPAISAAIAHLESVFGVSLFIRHHAQGLSLTPEGRMVLQEARELLSQAQELGSSLNGMLGRVQGEVTVGCMTTLFPLLAPDLIQNFSATYPEARLRVIAGHHEELTEKLRDGEVSVMIGYNMPMPPTIGFQPLSALPPYVFTSVDHPLAAAGSVRLEALVDEPFLLLDLPFSREYFLQLFSSAGVVPRIAGHYPSMDVIRSLAARGVGFGLGNARPRNQNALDGKPLAYLGLEDECAPLVYGLFTVTGQRIPMRVSAFLDMCVETLSNRNLPGTI, from the coding sequence GTGAAATTCTCCCTGCGACAGATCGAATATTTCGTCGCCACGGCTGAAACCGGCTCCATCGTGCAGGCCTCGCGCCAGATACCCATCTCGCAGCCCGCCATTTCCGCCGCGATCGCGCATCTGGAAAGCGTGTTCGGCGTGTCGCTTTTCATCCGTCACCACGCGCAGGGGCTGTCTCTCACGCCAGAAGGCCGCATGGTGTTGCAAGAGGCTCGTGAACTGCTCTCTCAGGCGCAGGAACTGGGCAGCTCGCTGAATGGCATGTTGGGACGGGTGCAAGGCGAAGTCACCGTTGGCTGCATGACGACGCTGTTCCCTCTGCTGGCGCCCGATCTGATCCAGAATTTTTCCGCAACCTACCCGGAAGCCCGTCTGCGGGTCATCGCCGGTCATCATGAAGAACTGACGGAAAAACTGCGTGACGGAGAAGTCTCCGTCATGATCGGCTATAATATGCCCATGCCGCCGACAATCGGTTTTCAGCCACTCTCCGCCCTGCCGCCCTATGTCTTCACATCAGTTGACCATCCTCTTGCCGCGGCGGGGTCTGTCCGGCTGGAAGCGCTTGTGGATGAACCCTTCCTTCTGCTCGATCTTCCCTTTTCGCGTGAGTATTTTCTCCAGCTTTTTTCTTCCGCCGGTGTGGTGCCGCGTATCGCAGGTCATTATCCCAGCATGGATGTGATCCGCAGTCTGGCCGCCCGGGGTGTTGGTTTCGGGCTGGGAAACGCCCGGCCACGCAACCAGAACGCTCTTGATGGCAAACCCCTGGCCTATCTCGGGCTGGAAGACGAGTGCGCTCCGCTGGTCTACGGGTTGTTTACCGTGACAGGCCAACGCATTCCCATGCGGGTTTCGGCATTTCTGGATATGTGCGTTGAGACTCTTTCCAACAGAAATCTGCCCGGCACGATCTGA